From the genome of Buchnera aphidicola (Muscaphis stroyani), one region includes:
- the der gene encoding ribosome biogenesis GTPase Der has translation MLPIISLIGRTNVGKSTLFNILTKSRNALVADYPGLTRDRQYGYIFLEKQKKGILIDTAGLDIQLERIKKKAYVQTLKAIKESDLILFIVDAYDGLMPQEKNLSQFIRKYNKKIILIINKIDKSFKTSKINEFYELGFKNQHQISARCNQGISTLILKYLIPWINMNFKEKLNSQLNIKSQKENKREIKIALIGRPNVGKSTLTNAFLKKKQMITCQIPGTTLDSISTPMTHRKKNYILIDTAGTVKKNKISNVIEKFSMIKTLQSIENANVVLLIIDASTKTISNQDLSLASFIVKTGKSIVVVINKYDLLHNTEKKRFKNLIEKKLQFLFFSRIHFISALKNMGIFNILKSVNEAYINSQNKISASILTKSMHIATKKHQPPIIKGRRIKLKYAHLGSFNPLIIIIHGNQIKCLPNSYKKYLINFFYNMFKIKGALIQIKFKENLNPYISKK, from the coding sequence ATGCTACCTATTATTTCATTAATTGGTCGAACTAATGTAGGAAAATCTACTTTATTTAATATTTTAACAAAAAGCAGAAATGCATTAGTTGCTGATTATCCGGGCTTAACTAGAGACAGACAATATGGATATATTTTTTTAGAAAAGCAAAAAAAAGGAATTTTAATTGATACTGCCGGTTTGGATATTCAATTAGAAAGAATCAAAAAAAAAGCTTATGTACAAACGTTAAAAGCTATAAAAGAATCTGATTTAATTCTTTTTATAGTCGATGCTTATGACGGACTAATGCCACAAGAAAAAAACTTATCTCAGTTCATCAGAAAATATAATAAAAAAATTATTTTAATAATTAACAAAATAGATAAAAGTTTTAAAACATCGAAAATTAATGAATTTTATGAGTTAGGTTTTAAAAATCAACATCAAATTTCTGCACGTTGCAACCAAGGAATTAGTACTCTTATCTTAAAATATTTAATTCCCTGGATAAACATGAATTTTAAAGAAAAATTGAATAGTCAATTGAATATAAAAAGTCAAAAAGAAAATAAAAGAGAAATAAAAATTGCTTTAATAGGAAGACCTAACGTAGGGAAATCTACCTTAACAAATGCTTTTCTAAAAAAAAAACAAATGATAACATGCCAAATACCAGGAACTACATTAGATAGTATATCTACACCTATGACACATCGTAAAAAAAATTACATTTTAATTGATACTGCAGGAACTGTTAAAAAAAATAAAATAAGTAATGTAATTGAAAAATTTTCAATGATAAAAACTTTGCAAAGCATTGAAAATGCAAATGTAGTTTTATTAATAATAGATGCAAGTACAAAAACTATTTCTAATCAAGATTTATCGTTAGCTAGTTTTATTGTCAAAACTGGAAAATCTATAGTTGTTGTAATAAATAAATACGATTTGTTGCATAATACTGAAAAAAAAAGATTTAAAAATTTAATAGAAAAAAAATTACAATTTTTGTTTTTTTCAAGAATTCATTTTATATCAGCATTAAAAAATATGGGAATATTTAACATACTTAAATCTGTCAATGAGGCTTATATAAATTCTCAAAATAAAATAAGTGCTTCAATACTTACAAAATCCATGCATATAGCAACAAAAAAACATCAACCTCCTATCATTAAAGGTCGTCGAATAAAATTAAAATATGCCCATTTAGGAAGCTTTAATCCACTAATTATTATCATTCATGGAAATCAAATTAAATGTTTGCCTAATTCATATAAAAAATACTTAATTAATTTTTTTTATAACATGTTTAAAATAAAAGGAGCACTTATTCAAATAAAATTTAAAGAAAATCTTAATCCTTATATTTCTAAGAAATAA
- a CDS encoding YfgM family protein, translating into MIKIFQKNKNSNKKYILIFFISAICIFTCWKKFFFVESSSFDTSKYELIIQKIDIKKPKTITDAETFIIQNNNIYGALTAMFLSKQYVLSNNLNKAAFLLNSNLKYIKEENLKNVLLIRICKIKIQQKKYHEAMNILKNIKNVEWQNIVENMKGDIFMGQNNKKEALIAWEKSKSYNLSNASKEIVNMKINEIK; encoded by the coding sequence AAAAATAAAAATTCTAATAAAAAATATATTCTTATCTTCTTTATTAGTGCGATCTGTATTTTTACATGCTGGAAAAAATTTTTTTTCGTTGAATCGAGTTCTTTTGATACATCTAAATACGAGCTTATAATTCAAAAAATAGACATAAAAAAACCTAAAACTATAACTGATGCTGAAACTTTTATCATTCAAAATAACAACATTTATGGTGCATTAACTGCTATGTTTTTATCAAAACAATATGTTTTATCAAATAATTTAAACAAAGCCGCTTTTTTGTTAAACAGCAATTTAAAATATATAAAGGAAGAAAATTTAAAAAATGTTTTATTAATAAGAATTTGCAAAATAAAAATACAACAAAAAAAATATCATGAAGCAATGAATATTCTTAAGAATATAAAAAATGTCGAATGGCAGAATATAGTTGAAAATATGAAAGGAGATATTTTTATGGGTCAAAATAATAAAAAAGAAGCTTTAATAGCATGGGAAAAAAGCAAATCTTATAATCTATCTAATGCATCTAAAGAGATTGTTAACATGAAGATTAACGAAATAAAATAA